A genomic region of Deltaproteobacteria bacterium contains the following coding sequences:
- a CDS encoding LysR substrate-binding domain-containing protein gives MDFTLRQLEYFVAVAERLSFRAAAEACFVTQPGLSVQLKELEGMLDVQLFERSRRKVLLTPEGERLLPLARSILTRAGELVDTARSLTRPLSATLRLGVIPTVAPYLLPKALPAIRRRHPDLRILLHEDFTHRLLALLGEGKLDLLLLALEADLGDVATLPLAPDPFVAAVPAGHRFAARKRLAQADLAGEQVLLLDDGHCLRDQALEVCRSGGAGEVGDFRAGSLNTLVQMVAGGIGITLLPRLAVDVECRPPSPVVIRPFRKPEPTRTLGLAWRPSSPREREFRLLGELLAPR, from the coding sequence GTGGATTTCACGCTGCGCCAGCTTGAATACTTCGTCGCCGTGGCCGAGCGCCTGAGTTTTCGGGCCGCGGCCGAGGCGTGCTTCGTGACCCAGCCGGGTCTGAGCGTGCAGCTCAAGGAGCTGGAGGGCATGCTGGACGTGCAGCTATTCGAGCGCAGCCGCCGCAAGGTCCTGCTCACGCCGGAGGGGGAGAGGCTGTTGCCGCTGGCCCGGAGCATCCTGACCCGGGCCGGCGAACTGGTGGATACCGCCCGTAGCCTTACGCGCCCGTTGTCCGCCACGCTACGGCTGGGGGTCATCCCCACCGTGGCCCCCTACCTGCTGCCCAAGGCGTTGCCGGCCATCCGCCGGCGGCATCCCGATCTGCGCATCCTGCTGCACGAGGACTTCACCCACCGGCTGCTGGCGCTGCTGGGAGAGGGGAAGCTGGACCTGTTGCTGCTGGCCCTGGAGGCGGACCTGGGCGACGTCGCCACCCTGCCGCTGGCGCCGGACCCCTTCGTGGCGGCGGTGCCCGCCGGCCACCGGTTCGCCGCGCGCAAGCGCCTCGCCCAGGCCGATCTCGCCGGCGAGCAGGTCCTGCTCCTGGACGACGGCCACTGCCTGCGCGACCAGGCCCTGGAGGTCTGCCGCAGCGGCGGCGCGGGCGAAGTGGGCGACTTCCGCGCCGGCAGCCTGAACACGCTGGTGCAGATGGTGGCGGGCGGCATCGGCATCACCCTGCTGCCCCGGCTCGCCGTGGACGTGGAATGCCGCCCGCCCTCACCCGTCGTCATCCGCCCGTTCCGCAAGCCCGAGCCCACTCGCACCCTCGGCCTCGCTTGGCGCCCGAGCTCGCCCCGGGAGCGCGAGTTCCGGCTGCTGGGGGAGTTGCTGGCGCCGAGATAG
- a CDS encoding MFS transporter, with protein sequence MTEQESADVSPRTRRLSMACVTYVSYLLSSGIQNAFGVFYVTLLETFRWSPAALGGVNSLRYLVQAVASPVVGHLLDRYGPRRVVGGGCILLTTALLLLSQISSLWQFYLVFGVLAAASFSCMGRVPTVVLISGWFPSRRGTAIGAINSATGVGIVLVVPLAQWLVTEWGWGTGLQILAGSGAVLVLPLIWLFYGSDGGDGASRATSRVNSKGDVDWTAGLAFRSTRFWLIFVSRITAVSGTTVIVTYQIAHVVDVGFGPLFAATIFGLMGLTSTGGRMFFGFIADISSRRSAYTINTLTSLVGIGALIATRNPSDGTLLYIYVALFGIGLGSRAVISSALSADIFSGNKFGSVFGYLSAGTAVGGALGSWQGGVLYGVTGSYVSSFWIAAVTLGLSDVCIRIASSTWASSRDERLLRNEDEAWRR encoded by the coding sequence ATGACAGAGCAAGAAAGCGCCGACGTCAGCCCCCGCACTAGGCGGCTGTCGATGGCCTGCGTCACTTACGTGTCTTATCTGCTGTCGAGCGGTATCCAGAACGCCTTCGGAGTATTTTACGTTACCTTGTTGGAAACCTTTCGCTGGAGCCCAGCCGCGCTCGGCGGCGTGAATTCGTTGCGGTACCTTGTGCAGGCGGTTGCATCTCCGGTGGTGGGACATCTGTTGGATCGATATGGCCCCAGGAGGGTCGTTGGCGGCGGCTGTATTCTCTTGACCACTGCGCTTTTATTGCTGAGTCAGATCAGCAGTCTGTGGCAATTCTACTTGGTTTTCGGTGTTCTTGCGGCGGCGAGCTTTAGTTGTATGGGAAGGGTGCCTACTGTTGTTCTGATCTCTGGGTGGTTCCCATCACGGAGGGGCACGGCGATAGGTGCCATTAATTCGGCTACAGGGGTGGGGATCGTGTTGGTCGTTCCTCTCGCCCAATGGCTTGTGACCGAATGGGGTTGGGGGACCGGGTTGCAGATTCTTGCAGGGTCGGGAGCTGTTTTGGTTCTTCCGCTCATATGGCTGTTCTACGGCTCGGACGGCGGCGATGGCGCTTCAAGAGCAACGAGCCGCGTGAATTCGAAAGGCGATGTCGATTGGACGGCTGGATTGGCTTTTCGAAGTACCCGGTTTTGGCTGATATTCGTATCCAGAATAACCGCGGTAAGCGGTACGACGGTAATTGTGACGTATCAGATTGCCCACGTTGTAGACGTGGGGTTCGGTCCCTTATTCGCGGCGACAATATTTGGGCTGATGGGACTAACGAGCACGGGCGGGCGAATGTTTTTCGGTTTCATCGCGGATATCTCGTCAAGACGTTCGGCATACACGATAAACACATTAACGAGCTTGGTTGGGATTGGAGCGTTGATAGCGACTCGAAACCCATCGGATGGTACGCTGTTGTACATTTACGTCGCCCTGTTCGGCATTGGACTGGGGTCACGTGCGGTCATATCCTCGGCGTTGTCGGCCGATATTTTCTCTGGCAACAAGTTTGGCTCCGTGTTCGGGTATCTGTCCGCCGGGACGGCGGTTGGGGGCGCTTTGGGCTCGTGGCAGGGAGGAGTTCTGTATGGTGTGACGGGGTCGTATGTAAGTTCCTTCTGGATTGCCGCCGTGACCCTTGGCTTGTCCGACGTTTGCATCCGGATCGCCTCGTCGACGTGGGCGAGTTCTCGGGACGAACGGCTATTGCGAAACGAGGACGAGGCTTGGCGTCGGTAG
- a CDS encoding type II toxin-antitoxin system VapC family toxin, which yields MIVLDTSALIFWTLDKERLSRAASWAIADADRILLSSISIWEIGLKVMKQRLFIPVSIQEFTEGLERIDRVDIRPVDVRTWIKNLELDWEHRDPADRTIVATASLHACPLVTSDAAIRSFYSHTIW from the coding sequence ATGATTGTACTGGACACTTCGGCCCTGATCTTCTGGACCCTGGACAAAGAGCGGCTGTCTCGGGCCGCGTCCTGGGCTATCGCCGACGCCGATCGAATCCTTCTGAGCTCCATTTCCATTTGGGAGATCGGCCTGAAGGTCATGAAACAACGGCTCTTCATCCCTGTGTCCATCCAGGAGTTCACCGAAGGGCTTGAACGAATCGACCGCGTCGATATTCGTCCCGTGGATGTCCGCACCTGGATCAAGAACCTTGAGCTTGACTGGGAACACCGTGACCCTGCCGACCGCACCATCGTCGCCACCGCCAGTCTGCATGCCTGCCCACTCGTCACCTCCGATGCCGCCATTCGCTCATTCTATTCGCACACGATCTGGTAA
- a CDS encoding prevent-host-death protein, which yields MPSISKSKLKANMLRVFREIEESGEELIVTDHNRPVLRIQPIARKRSVEEVFGTLQGKVIYYEDINTPTTDEWPEL from the coding sequence ATGCCTTCCATCTCGAAAAGCAAGCTCAAGGCCAATATGCTTCGCGTCTTTCGCGAGATCGAAGAAAGTGGCGAAGAACTGATCGTCACCGACCACAATCGTCCCGTCTTGCGCATTCAGCCCATCGCCCGAAAGCGGTCCGTGGAGGAAGTGTTCGGCACTCTTCAGGGCAAGGTCATCTACTACGAGGACATCAACACGCCCACCACGGACGAATGGCCTGAGTTGTAA
- a CDS encoding heavy metal translocating P-type ATPase has protein sequence MHAPTDTSTNAITRDPVCGMEVSFSAGKPSLEHLGQQYHFCCEGCLKKFSAAPDDYIEAKDPVCGMTVQRATARYMVRHDGERFYFCSGHCQARFEASPEEFLGPRSEPEPAPEGVKYTCPMDPEIIRDEPGDCPICGMALEPMMPSVDAGPNPELADFKRRLWIGAPLGFATLVLEMGGHLGLPMAEWLGPLLHVWLQFLLATPVVVWVALPFFKRGWASVVNRSPNMWTLIALGAGASYLFSVAAVLAPALFPESVRGPHGLPPVYFEAAAIILILVLVGQIFELSARERTGGAIRALLDLAPKTARRVTDDGDEDVPLEAVKAGDRLLVRPGESVPVDGVVLDGHSAVDERLLTGEPIPVEKAAGDPVTGGTINQSGSFTMRAEGVGAETVLARIVDMVAAAQRSRAPVQALVDRVASWFVPAVVVVSLISLVVWLAVGPAPALANAVVAAVSVLVIACPCALGLATPMSIMVATGRGAQAGVLVRDAAALESLARVDMLIVDKTGTLTEGKPELTDVVATDGGMDEGEVLSLAASLERGSEHPLAEAILAGARARGAALHETTDFEAVPGKGVRGRVADRAVALGNLALMRELDADLGAVEGAAGRLQEAGKTVMFVAVDGKPQGLVAAADQVKPTTREAIGRLRRAGLRIMMLTGDSPRTARAVAAGLEIDDWRAEATPEDKRDIVAELKAEGRHVAMAGDGINDAPALALADTGIAMGTGADVAIKSAGVTLMRGDLNGIVRARLLGRGTLSNIRQNLFFAFVYNAVGVTIAAGVFYPMFGVLLSPMVAAAAMSLSSVSVVGNALRLRRVRLG, from the coding sequence ATGCACGCACCCACCGATACGTCCACGAACGCCATCACCAGAGATCCCGTCTGCGGGATGGAGGTATCCTTCTCGGCGGGGAAGCCTTCGCTGGAGCATCTGGGGCAGCAGTACCATTTCTGCTGCGAGGGGTGCCTGAAGAAGTTCTCGGCGGCGCCCGATGACTACATCGAGGCCAAGGATCCGGTCTGCGGCATGACGGTCCAGCGCGCCACCGCGCGGTATATGGTCCGGCACGACGGGGAACGGTTCTACTTCTGCTCCGGGCACTGTCAGGCTCGCTTCGAGGCCTCGCCGGAGGAGTTCCTCGGTCCTCGCTCCGAACCGGAGCCGGCGCCGGAGGGCGTCAAGTACACGTGCCCGATGGACCCGGAGATCATACGGGATGAGCCGGGGGACTGCCCCATCTGCGGCATGGCCCTCGAACCCATGATGCCGTCCGTGGATGCCGGTCCCAACCCGGAGCTGGCCGACTTCAAGCGGCGCCTGTGGATCGGCGCGCCGCTCGGTTTCGCCACCCTCGTGCTGGAGATGGGCGGGCATCTCGGGCTGCCCATGGCGGAATGGCTCGGGCCGCTCCTGCACGTCTGGCTCCAGTTCCTGCTGGCGACCCCGGTGGTGGTGTGGGTGGCGCTGCCGTTCTTCAAGCGCGGCTGGGCTTCGGTGGTGAACCGCAGTCCCAACATGTGGACGCTGATCGCCCTCGGCGCCGGTGCGTCCTACCTCTTCAGCGTGGCCGCGGTGCTGGCGCCGGCGCTTTTCCCGGAATCGGTGCGCGGGCCGCACGGGCTGCCGCCGGTCTACTTCGAGGCCGCGGCGATCATTCTCATCCTGGTGCTGGTGGGCCAGATATTCGAGCTGTCGGCGCGCGAGCGCACCGGAGGCGCGATCCGGGCGCTGCTCGACCTCGCGCCCAAGACCGCGCGGCGGGTGACCGACGACGGGGACGAGGACGTACCTCTCGAAGCGGTGAAGGCCGGCGACCGGCTGCTGGTGCGGCCGGGGGAGAGCGTCCCGGTGGACGGTGTCGTCCTCGACGGTCACTCGGCGGTGGACGAGCGGCTGCTCACGGGCGAGCCGATCCCGGTGGAGAAGGCGGCGGGTGACCCGGTGACCGGCGGCACCATCAACCAGTCGGGCTCGTTTACCATGCGCGCCGAGGGGGTCGGCGCCGAAACGGTGCTGGCGCGGATCGTCGACATGGTGGCCGCGGCGCAGCGCAGCCGCGCGCCGGTCCAGGCCCTGGTGGACCGGGTCGCGAGCTGGTTCGTGCCCGCGGTGGTGGTGGTGTCGCTGATTTCGTTGGTCGTGTGGCTGGCCGTCGGTCCCGCACCCGCCCTCGCCAACGCCGTGGTGGCGGCCGTGAGCGTCCTCGTCATCGCCTGCCCGTGTGCCCTCGGGCTCGCCACGCCCATGTCGATCATGGTGGCCACCGGGCGCGGCGCGCAGGCGGGCGTGCTGGTGCGGGACGCCGCCGCGTTGGAGAGCCTCGCCAGGGTGGATATGCTGATCGTCGACAAGACCGGCACCCTGACCGAAGGGAAGCCCGAGCTGACCGATGTGGTCGCCACGGACGGCGGTATGGATGAGGGGGAGGTGCTGTCGTTGGCGGCCTCTCTCGAACGCGGCTCGGAGCACCCGCTGGCCGAGGCGATCCTCGCCGGCGCGCGGGCGAGGGGCGCCGCGCTCCACGAGACCACCGACTTCGAGGCCGTCCCCGGCAAGGGGGTCCGCGGCCGGGTCGCGGACCGCGCGGTGGCCCTCGGCAACCTGGCGCTGATGCGCGAGCTGGACGCCGACCTGGGCGCCGTCGAGGGCGCCGCCGGGCGGCTGCAGGAGGCGGGCAAGACCGTGATGTTCGTGGCCGTGGACGGGAAACCCCAGGGTCTGGTGGCGGCGGCCGACCAGGTCAAGCCCACCACCCGCGAGGCCATCGGCAGGCTCCGCCGCGCGGGCCTCCGGATCATGATGTTGACCGGAGACAGCCCGCGGACGGCACGGGCGGTGGCGGCCGGCCTCGAGATCGACGATTGGCGGGCGGAAGCGACCCCGGAGGACAAGCGGGACATCGTCGCCGAGTTGAAGGCCGAAGGCCGTCACGTCGCCATGGCCGGTGACGGCATCAACGACGCGCCCGCGCTCGCCCTGGCCGATACCGGCATCGCCATGGGGACCGGCGCCGACGTGGCCATCAAGAGCGCTGGAGTCACGCTGATGCGCGGCGACCTGAACGGCATCGTTCGCGCCCGCCTGCTGGGACGCGGGACCCTGAGCAACATCCGGCAGAACCTGTTCTTCGCCTTCGTCTACAACGCGGTGGGCGTGACCATCGCGGCCGGCGTCTTCTACCCCATGTTCGGCGTGCTGCTGTCACCCATGGTCGCCGCCGCCGCCATGAGCCTGTCGTCGGTGTCGGTGGTGGGAAATGCGCTACGGCTGAGGCGGGTGCGGCTCGGGTGA
- a CDS encoding AAA family ATPase produces the protein MEFVGRFFNIPDQSFFLFGPRGTGKSTWLHARLPDALFLDLLEPALHRSLSARPERLRELLAGSPGTATVVIDEVQRAPELLTVVHALLEEPSPPRFVLTGSSARKLRRGGVDLLGGRALHRTLHPFMAAELSDFDLGRALQIGLLPLALAAPDPVDVLDAYASLYLEQEVQAEGLTRNVGNFTRFLEAVTFSHGGLLNVSAVARECEVGRKVVNAYVGILEDLLLAFRLPVFRRRAKRATVAHEKMYLFDAGVFRSLRPKGPLDHPQEIDGQALEGLVAQHLRAWAAYSRYETDVLFWRTPGGTEVDFVVYGELGLQAFEVKNAARVHSSDLRGLRAFREDYPEAEAAVLYRGRERLRIDGIWCLPLQEFLRGIVPDRGLLVF, from the coding sequence ATGGAATTTGTAGGTCGATTTTTCAATATCCCGGACCAGAGTTTCTTCCTCTTCGGTCCCCGCGGCACCGGCAAGTCCACGTGGCTGCATGCCCGGCTCCCTGATGCCCTGTTTCTGGACCTGCTTGAACCGGCCCTGCATCGCAGCCTGAGCGCCCGTCCCGAACGCCTGCGGGAATTGCTCGCCGGTTCGCCCGGGACAGCAACCGTGGTCATCGACGAGGTTCAGCGGGCTCCGGAACTGCTGACCGTCGTCCACGCGCTCCTGGAGGAGCCTTCGCCGCCCCGGTTCGTCCTGACGGGATCCAGCGCGCGAAAGCTTCGACGCGGGGGCGTGGACCTCTTGGGCGGGCGAGCCCTGCACCGCACCCTGCACCCCTTCATGGCGGCGGAACTGTCCGATTTCGATCTCGGACGCGCGTTGCAAATCGGGCTATTGCCCCTGGCGTTGGCTGCACCCGACCCGGTGGATGTCCTCGACGCCTACGCGAGCCTATACCTCGAACAAGAGGTCCAGGCGGAAGGGCTGACACGGAACGTCGGCAACTTCACCCGGTTCCTGGAAGCCGTGACTTTCTCCCACGGCGGGCTACTCAATGTTTCGGCGGTGGCCAGGGAATGCGAGGTGGGACGTAAGGTCGTCAACGCGTACGTAGGCATTCTCGAGGACCTGCTGCTGGCCTTCCGTTTGCCGGTCTTTCGCAGACGCGCCAAGCGCGCCACCGTAGCCCACGAGAAAATGTACCTGTTCGACGCCGGGGTGTTTCGCTCGCTTCGCCCCAAGGGGCCGCTGGACCATCCGCAGGAAATCGACGGCCAGGCGCTCGAAGGGTTGGTGGCGCAGCATCTGCGCGCCTGGGCGGCGTATTCCAGGTATGAGACCGACGTGTTGTTCTGGCGCACGCCCGGCGGGACGGAGGTGGATTTCGTGGTCTACGGCGAGTTGGGGCTCCAGGCGTTCGAGGTCAAGAACGCCGCGAGAGTGCACTCCAGCGACCTGCGGGGACTGCGAGCGTTTCGTGAGGACTACCCCGAGGCAGAGGCTGCGGTGCTCTATCGCGGGCGCGAACGCTTGCGCATCGACGGCATCTGGTGTCTGCCGCTGCAGGAATTCCTGCGCGGTATCGTGCCGGATCGAGGTCTGCTGGTCTTCTGA
- a CDS encoding ABC transporter substrate-binding protein, which translates to MLDGRVTVAGYDIEVIPDPFPPTGILGDYQYPRTLRMLDEKAFDICEMGMAPLVTARSQGVPLVAIPVFHYRRFRHRYIFCRGAAGIESPADLAGRRVGVRRLNLSAGLWARALLQHDYGIDLKDITWVVTLDVPLRDAVRNDLKVDVVRSGESLEELLVRGDIDAMIEASSLSPEAREAAGVRRLLGEDTRQLEVDYYARTGFFPIMHTIALWREVAEQHESLCHALYDAFVEARAAGNRGGEPRSRYVLATEEEEWWESLTPGQAEVLCGGPGRPRDPWSYSLDEDGRTVGAFLDYAYEQGLAPERYPVADLFVVPGRSGA; encoded by the coding sequence TTGCTGGACGGACGTGTGACGGTGGCCGGCTACGACATCGAGGTCATCCCTGACCCGTTCCCGCCCACGGGAATCCTGGGCGACTACCAGTACCCGCGCACCCTGCGGATGCTGGACGAGAAGGCCTTCGACATCTGCGAGATGGGCATGGCGCCGCTGGTGACCGCACGGTCCCAGGGCGTTCCGCTGGTGGCCATTCCGGTGTTCCACTACCGCCGCTTCCGGCATCGCTACATCTTCTGCCGGGGTGCCGCCGGCATCGAGTCCCCCGCCGACCTCGCCGGCCGGCGCGTGGGCGTGCGCCGGCTCAACCTGAGCGCCGGCCTGTGGGCGCGGGCGCTCTTGCAGCACGATTACGGCATCGACCTGAAAGACATCACCTGGGTGGTGACCCTGGACGTGCCGTTGCGGGACGCCGTGCGCAACGACTTGAAGGTGGATGTGGTCCGTTCCGGCGAGAGCCTGGAGGAACTGTTGGTGCGGGGCGACATCGACGCCATGATCGAGGCATCCAGCCTGAGCCCGGAGGCGCGTGAGGCCGCCGGCGTGCGCCGTCTCCTGGGCGAGGACACGCGGCAACTCGAGGTGGACTACTACGCCCGCACCGGCTTCTTTCCCATCATGCACACCATCGCGCTGTGGCGGGAGGTGGCCGAGCAGCACGAAAGCCTGTGCCATGCGCTCTACGATGCTTTCGTCGAGGCCAGGGCAGCGGGCAACCGCGGCGGCGAGCCGCGGTCACGGTATGTCTTGGCGACGGAGGAAGAGGAGTGGTGGGAGTCCCTGACTCCGGGGCAGGCAGAGGTCTTGTGCGGCGGCCCCGGGCGTCCGCGTGATCCCTGGAGCTATTCCCTCGACGAGGACGGCAGGACCGTCGGAGCTTTCCTGGACTATGCCTACGAGCAGGGGCTCGCGCCGGAGCGCTACCCCGTGGCGGATCTCTTCGTCGTGCCCGGGAGATCAGGCGCATAG
- a CDS encoding MOSC domain-containing protein has translation MAKGSVVSIQIAKDAKGDMESLQEVLAVEGKGLEGDRYCNQIGSYSHNPGPDREVTLIEAEAIEAMERDYGVTLDLKDSRRNITTRGVPLNHLLQGREFTVGEVRMRGLRVCEPCANLVMLTGKNVLQGLVHRGGLRAQVLNGGTIRVGDVVEWEPDSAYAPDLPGTTKRSATG, from the coding sequence ATGGCCAAGGGATCGGTCGTGTCGATACAGATCGCGAAGGACGCCAAGGGCGACATGGAAAGCCTCCAGGAGGTCCTGGCGGTGGAAGGCAAGGGGCTCGAAGGAGACCGCTACTGCAACCAGATCGGGAGCTACTCGCACAACCCCGGTCCGGACCGCGAGGTGACGCTCATCGAGGCGGAGGCCATCGAGGCCATGGAGCGGGACTACGGCGTCACCCTGGACCTCAAGGACAGCCGCCGCAACATCACCACCCGCGGCGTTCCGCTGAACCACCTGCTGCAAGGGCGAGAGTTCACGGTGGGCGAGGTGCGGATGCGCGGGCTGCGCGTGTGCGAGCCGTGCGCCAACCTCGTGATGCTCACCGGCAAGAACGTGCTCCAGGGCCTCGTCCACCGGGGCGGCTTGCGCGCCCAGGTGCTCAACGGCGGCACGATCCGCGTGGGCGACGTAGTGGAGTGGGAGCCCGACAGCGCCTATGCGCCTGATCTCCCGGGCACGACGAAGAGATCCGCCACGGGGTAG
- a CDS encoding alpha/beta hydrolase, whose translation MIDFLFPNHVMGTHTLRLVAESQQGGGDVFDIARLCRDLEPGDKEGWERAWLDMARRTEDMAREALSKGHEHTAMQFFFHANQYYRMSDTLLTIAENDVRAERFKMSQANFRAAAALHKPPVEVITVRCGDEEYDGYFCHPKYPAPGKWPAVFLIGGADAFAEEIFFSGRQVLEYGWALLLVDTPGRGSSMYVKGITTRPDYEVPAKACIDYLVSRPEVDADRIGLIGISMAGYYAPRLAAFDSRIKALVGWSGCYSVLDDLYDFCDHLQPVVQRLLGGVSDAEARERLKDFTMEGVAQNITCPTLITHGAADRLMRVEGAKRLYDEIGSEDKTLKIYEDVKSGGAIHCSHDYWGHNVPFMLDWMQDRL comes from the coding sequence ATGATCGATTTTCTCTTTCCCAACCACGTCATGGGCACGCACACGCTCCGGCTCGTGGCGGAATCCCAGCAGGGCGGCGGCGACGTCTTCGACATCGCGCGGCTGTGCCGCGACCTTGAGCCCGGCGACAAGGAGGGCTGGGAGCGGGCCTGGCTCGACATGGCCCGGCGGACCGAGGACATGGCCAGGGAGGCCCTGTCCAAGGGGCACGAACACACCGCCATGCAGTTCTTCTTCCACGCCAACCAATATTACCGCATGTCCGACACGCTCCTCACCATCGCCGAGAACGACGTCAGGGCCGAGCGCTTCAAGATGTCCCAGGCGAACTTCCGCGCCGCCGCGGCGCTGCACAAGCCGCCCGTGGAGGTCATCACCGTGCGCTGCGGCGACGAGGAGTACGACGGTTACTTCTGCCATCCCAAGTACCCGGCGCCGGGCAAGTGGCCCGCGGTCTTCCTCATCGGCGGCGCCGACGCCTTCGCCGAGGAGATCTTCTTCAGTGGCCGGCAGGTGCTGGAGTACGGCTGGGCACTGCTGCTGGTGGACACCCCCGGACGGGGCTCGTCCATGTACGTCAAGGGCATCACCACGCGGCCCGACTACGAGGTGCCCGCCAAGGCCTGCATCGACTATCTCGTGTCGCGGCCCGAGGTGGACGCCGACCGCATAGGCCTCATCGGCATCAGCATGGCCGGCTACTACGCGCCCCGGCTTGCCGCCTTCGACTCGCGCATCAAGGCGCTGGTGGGCTGGAGCGGCTGCTACAGCGTGCTGGACGACCTCTACGACTTCTGCGACCACCTCCAGCCGGTGGTGCAGCGGCTGCTGGGCGGCGTGAGCGACGCGGAGGCGCGCGAACGCCTCAAGGACTTCACCATGGAGGGCGTCGCGCAGAACATCACCTGCCCCACCCTCATCACCCACGGCGCCGCCGACCGGCTCATGCGCGTGGAGGGCGCCAAGCGCCTGTACGACGAGATCGGCAGCGAAGACAAGACCCTCAAGATCTACGAAGACGTCAAGAGCGGCGGCGCCATCCACTGCAGCCACGACTACTGGGGACACAACGTGCCGTTCATGCTGGACTGGATGCAGGACCGGCTGTAG